Proteins from one Drosophila gunungcola strain Sukarami chromosome 3R, Dgunungcola_SK_2, whole genome shotgun sequence genomic window:
- the LOC128252732 gene encoding PP2C-like domain-containing protein CG9801, with amino-acid sequence MPSLRQKVTTYFRQLSFIAEPREGRRRASEHEDDDGSFITKYLEGRMQRQFVDGPEIYNGQNPTDMPVLKLDSYEAGTCSITAACTGPDEGLTGIKRSKLHLSTSFADDIDFIDTQQENDDCYGVRKSTPPVQATTQNSTRLASKFGRPPTGSRRQSSVDQPSGSATVSGMRSRKNSKSSIANLAAASSGSGDAGKASGDQNNRNLLNAKTEASADGDCNSERERLLREAVSNQGGSAPSAAIAGVENWRMECDFAYGISVSLYETNMLTKEPMGNPIADCYGMVVRGDSAAMAMADGVNWGDGARLAARSAVHGCLDYLDRAVFGQALECRATTTQEVFVSLLRSLWEGHGCILEVGGALSTLTIAVVLPLDGAPGKYVVCSCNVGDSLGYVYSKKHGVRELTQASHDISSMRDMRDALGALGPADGNKPELSNLTFSMSCIERGDIVFLTSDGISDNFDPVVGKFAEAWTPDVKMQSATGHGKPAILAPKRQNKSASAIYARLHPSTPPTRPARQSKAGSPPSNAPSRPKYMRSQTLIEPRQGLVSSPPPSVALQRIPKSISGLPLVTGPQRHALTLYRLEDLLSYGINGTFSPCVSARRLCHLLIDFVRMITSARRKTLEQRELFYKLSTGPDGAKREVQLNRMQHRAARKRVVDSSAFVALPGKLDHATVMAYTVGGGEDHDNGNVNGDGAAISPLLQSKEFKETNF; translated from the exons ATGCCATCGTTGCGCCAGAAGGTCACCACTTACTTCCGCCAGTTGAGCTTCATCGCAGAGCCTCGCGAGGGTCGCCGGCGGGCCAGTGAGCACGAGGATGACGATGGCAGCTTCATAACAAAGTATCTGGAGGG GCGCATGCAGCGACAGTTTGTGGATGGTCCGGAGATCTACAATGGCCAGAATCCCACAGACATGCCCGTCCTCAAGCTGGACTCCTACGAGGCTGGCACCTGCTCCATAACAGCCGCCTGCACAGGACCGGACGAAGGACTCACCGGCATTAAGCGCTCCAAACTCCACCTGAGCACTAGCTTTGCGGACGACATTGACTTCATAGACACGCAGCAGGAGAACGATGATTGCTATGGTGTGAGGAAGAGTACACCTCCGGTTCAGGCGACCACTCAGAACTCCACCCGACTGGCCAGCAAATTCGGACGCCCGCCAACCGGATCTCGGAGACAGAGCAGTGTGGACCAACCATCCGGATCGGCTACTGTCTCGGGAATGCGATCCCGCAAGAATTCCAAGAGCAGTATAGCCAATCTGGCAGCGGCTTCTAGTGGCAGCGGCGATGCTGGCAAAGCCAGCGGTGATCAGAACAACAGGAACCTGTTGAATGCAAAGACTGAGGCCTCGGCGGACGGGGATTGCAACTCGGAGCGGGAGCGTCTGCTCCGCGAGGCGGTGAGCAACCAGGGTGGCTCTGCTCCGTCTGCTGCGATCGCCGGCGTGGAGAACTGGCGCATGGAGTGCGATTTCGCGTATGGAATCTCAGTGTCTCTGTACGAGACCAACATGCTGACTAAGGAGCCCATGGGCAATCCAATTGCCGACTGCTACGGCATGGTGGTGCGTGGGGACTCAGCAGCCATGGCCATGGCAGACGGCGTCAATTGGGGCGATGGCGCCCGTCTGGCTGCCCGCTCCGCTGTACACGGCTGTCTGGACTATCTGGATAGGGCTGTATTTGGACAGGCGCTGGAGTGCCGGGCTACTACCACCCAGGAGGTCTTCGTCAGCCTGCTACGCAGTCTCTGGGAGGGACACGGCTGCATCCTGGAAGTTGGAGGAGCCCTGTCCACGCTGACCATTGCGGTGGTGCTGCCGCTGGACGGAGCACCAGGAAAGTATGTGGTCTGCTCGTGCAATGTGGGCGATTCCCTGGGATATGTGTACTCCAAGAAGCACGGCGTACGCGAACTGACGCAGGCATCCCACGACATCAGTTCCATGCGGGACATGCGCGACGCCCTGGGCGCCCTTGGACCGGCCGATGGTAACAAGCCGGAGCTAAGCAATCTGACCTTCTCGATGAGTTGCATCGAACGCGGCGATATAGTTTTCCTTACCTCGGATGGTATTAGCGATAACTTTGATCCCGTGGTGGGCAAATTTGCCGAGGCCTGGACGCCGGATGTTAAGATGCAGTCGGCGACGGGGCATGGTAAACCGGCGATTCTGGCTCCCAAACGTCAGAACAAGAGTGCATCTGCGATCTATGCCCGCCTGCATCCCTCGACGCCGCCCACGCGACCCGCTCGGCAGTCCAAGGCGGGCAGTCCGCCTAGCAATGCGCCCAGTCGCCCGAAGTATATGCGTTCCCAAACGCTCATCGAACCACGACAGGGACTGGTATCGTCGCCGCCACCTTCTGTGGCCCTTCAGCGCATTCCAAAGTCCATTTCTGGCTTGCCCCTGGTGACCGGTCCGCAGAGGCATGCTCTCACCCTGTACCGCTTGGAGGATCTGCTCAGCTACGGCATAAACGGCACCTTCTCGCCCTGCGTTTCGGCCCGGAGACTTTGCCACTTGCTCATCGATTTCGTCAGGATGATAACATCGGCGAGAAGAAAGACCCTGGAGCAGCGTGAGCTGTTCTACAAACTTTCAACGGGACCAGATGGCGCCAAGCGGGAGGTGCAGCTGAATCGC